A single window of Labrus mixtus chromosome 23, fLabMix1.1, whole genome shotgun sequence DNA harbors:
- the LOC132958360 gene encoding SLAM family member 5-like isoform X1: MAADRIQYLRCFFTFSALLLFEVCLHDVQADVLSCQHVLHKKVGDTVELSSCLPAEGVTAAKWKYGGSTITNKDKTGDGKQFKGRLELNPTNFSLTVRELTLQDSGEFSFMSEVRTQRDTVSVTLKVHDSITKQPNLTGNSTWQAFTNSCMVLLQCSVNSDIDVSYNWTVGKEIRNGPRLQYNLETQDGDTEFTCTIYNPVSEMSASTTVKCTINPQEINSGRLNVGIVIGVASAILLVIGIVGLAVFFHCRQSPEDGESNDQTLYADINEVALEAGDLSTMMPCSVYETIENSADPVAPAPQTVYDKIQFNRTKKESVSAYQDIS; encoded by the exons ATGGCCGCTGATCGCATCCAATATTTGAGATGcttttttacattcagtgctctgctgctgtttgaggtCTGCCTGCATG ATGTGCAGGCAGATGTGTTAAGTTGTCAACATGTCCTCCATAAAAAAGTCGGGGACACAGTGGAGTTGTCATCGTGTTTACCAGCTGAAGGAGTCACTGCAGCAAAGTGGAAATATGGAGGATCAACCATTACAAACAAAGATAAGACTGGTGATGGAAAACAATTCAAGGGCAGATTAGAACTGAACCCTACAAACTTCAGTTTAACAGTGAGAGAGCTGACTCTGCAGGATTCTGGTGAATTCAGTTTTATGTCAGAAGTAAGAACACAAAGGGACACAGTCTCAGTCACTCTGAAAGTTCACG ATTCAATAACAAAACAGCCTAACCTGACTGGCAACTCCACCTGGCAGGCCTTCACCAACTCCTGCATGGTCTTGCTCCAGTGCAGTGTGAACTCTGACATCGATGTCAGCTACAACTGGACTGTAGGGAAGGAAATCAGAAATGGCCCCAGGCTGCAATACAACCTCGAGACACAAGATGGAGACACAGAGTTCACCTGCACAATTTACAATCCAGTCAGCGAGATGTCGGCATCCACAACAGTGAAGTGCACCATCAATCCGCAAGAGATAAACTCAG GCCGACTTAACGTTGGCATTGTCATCGGCGTGGCTTCAGCGATACTGCTGGTTATTGGCATTGTTGGGCtagctgtttttttccactgcagACAAAGTCCGGAGG ATGGTGAGTCAAACGACCAGACTTTGTATGCCGACATCAATGAAGTTGCACTTGAAGCT GGGGATTTATCAACCATGATGCCATGCTCAGTGTACGAAACTATTGAGAACAGCGCGGATCCAGTCGCACCTGCG ccTCAGACTGTTTACGACAAGATCCAGTTCAATCGCACGAAGAAGGAGTCTGTGTCCGCCTACCAAGACATTTCATAG
- the LOC132958360 gene encoding SLAM family member 5-like isoform X2, whose protein sequence is MEGGRLRCLSCLFKCSAVLLLWVCLYDVQADVLSCQHVLHKKVGDTVELSSCLPAEGVTAAKWKYGGSTITNKDKTGDGKQFKGRLELNPTNFSLTVRELTLQDSGEFSFMSEVRTQRDTVSVTLKVHDSITKQPNLTGNSTWQAFTNSCMVLLQCSVNSDIDVSYNWTVGKEIRNGPRLQYNLETQDGDTEFTCTIYNPVSEMSASTTVKCTINPQEINSGRLNVGIVIGVASAILLVIGIVGLAVFFHCRQSPEDGESNDQTLYADINEVALEAGDLSTMMPCSVYETIENSADPVAPAPQTVYDKIQFNRTKKESVSAYQDIS, encoded by the exons ATGGAGGGTGGTCGTCTACGTTGCCTGAGCTGCCTCTTCAAATGCAGCGCTGTGCTGCTCCTTTGGGTGTGCCTCTACG ATGTGCAGGCAGATGTGTTAAGTTGTCAACATGTCCTCCATAAAAAAGTCGGGGACACAGTGGAGTTGTCATCGTGTTTACCAGCTGAAGGAGTCACTGCAGCAAAGTGGAAATATGGAGGATCAACCATTACAAACAAAGATAAGACTGGTGATGGAAAACAATTCAAGGGCAGATTAGAACTGAACCCTACAAACTTCAGTTTAACAGTGAGAGAGCTGACTCTGCAGGATTCTGGTGAATTCAGTTTTATGTCAGAAGTAAGAACACAAAGGGACACAGTCTCAGTCACTCTGAAAGTTCACG ATTCAATAACAAAACAGCCTAACCTGACTGGCAACTCCACCTGGCAGGCCTTCACCAACTCCTGCATGGTCTTGCTCCAGTGCAGTGTGAACTCTGACATCGATGTCAGCTACAACTGGACTGTAGGGAAGGAAATCAGAAATGGCCCCAGGCTGCAATACAACCTCGAGACACAAGATGGAGACACAGAGTTCACCTGCACAATTTACAATCCAGTCAGCGAGATGTCGGCATCCACAACAGTGAAGTGCACCATCAATCCGCAAGAGATAAACTCAG GCCGACTTAACGTTGGCATTGTCATCGGCGTGGCTTCAGCGATACTGCTGGTTATTGGCATTGTTGGGCtagctgtttttttccactgcagACAAAGTCCGGAGG ATGGTGAGTCAAACGACCAGACTTTGTATGCCGACATCAATGAAGTTGCACTTGAAGCT GGGGATTTATCAACCATGATGCCATGCTCAGTGTACGAAACTATTGAGAACAGCGCGGATCCAGTCGCACCTGCG ccTCAGACTGTTTACGACAAGATCCAGTTCAATCGCACGAAGAAGGAGTCTGTGTCCGCCTACCAAGACATTTCATAG
- the si:cabz01074946.1 gene encoding CD48 antigen, giving the protein MKLEILRLLFLQVVSTVRLVETVREATGYLEGSVTLASGANPKWNLSTIEWSIFTNFTWIATYRKGEENLDRVDRYKGRLTLNTTTGDLTIHKLTKEDNMEYTVDLVNTLGEDSSSKIKLKVNQQLQTPTIQTVLSSTSTEGGCWMLLHCSSTDRDVNLSWHVEGPNSRENWTGGNHTILVSLNTTQSLVTVTCTSRRNMGSSSTVITPKCDDSIPTMSAAPRYYYVVVFFAGVILGVSASILYVKRCNR; this is encoded by the exons ATGAAACTTGAAATCCTCCGTCTTCTATTTCTACAAG tcgTTTCAACGGTGAGACTTGTGGAAACTGTCAGGGAAGCCACGGGGTATCTAGAGGGGAGCGTGACTTTGGCCTCAGGAGCAAACCCAAAGTGGAACCTCTCCACAATCGAGTGGTCAATTTTCACAAACTTCACATGGATTGCCACCTATCGCAAAGGAGAAGAAAACCTTGACCGGGTTGATCGGTATAAAGGACGACTTACTCTTAACACCACCACAG gTGACTTGACGATCCATAAATTGACCAAAGAGGACAACATGGAGTACACTGTGGACTTAGTCAATACTTTGGGAGAAGACAGCTCCTCCAAAATTAAACTCAAAGTGAATC AACAACTTCAGACACCGACCATACAGACGGTCCTCTCCAGTACATCGACAGAAGGAGGCTGTTGGATGCTGCTCCATTGTTCTTCAACAGACAGAGATGTTAACTTATCCTGGCATGTGGAAGGTCCAAATTCAAGAGAGAATTGGACCGGTGGCAACCACACAATTCTTGTATCGCTGAACACCACACAAAGCCTCGTCACAGTCACCTGCACCTCCAGGAGGAATATGGGGAGCAGCTCAACGGTTATCACTCCAAAATGTGATG aCTCCATTCCAACCATGTCAGCTGCTCCAAGGTattattatgttgttgttttttttgctggagTAATCCTGGGAGTGTCAGCATCGATACTATATGTCAAGAGATGTAATAGGTAA
- the vangl2 gene encoding vang-like protein 2 — MDNESTYSGYSYKSSHSRSSRKHRERRDRQRSKSRDITLRGDKSVTIQATGEPLLDAESTRGDDRDDNWGETNTVVTGTSVDSVSNEDLARISKDLEDSLPLDCRRYLSPALGAILGLFALVTPLAFLALPQLLWRDTLEPCGTPCEGLYISLAFKLLILLISTWALFLRPPRASLPRFFIFRCLLLALVFLFVASYWLFYGVRVLDSRETDYRGIVGYAASLVDALLFIQYLALVLLEVRHLQPAFCLKVVRTSDGASRFYNVGCFSIQRAAVWVLDQYYSDFPVYNPALLNLPKSILSKKMSAFKVYNLGEENSTNNSTGQSRSMIAANARKRDNSHNEYYYEEAELERRVRKRKARLVVAVEEAFTHIKRHQDDETTVSSPKHPRELMDPREAAQAIFAPMARAMQKYLRATRQQSYHSMESIMNHLQFCISHNMTPKAFLECYLTPGPTLQYLDTSRGRQWTLVSEAPVTTSLRQGQVFSLSRPDFSLVVTVAPLPFLRLSEEFIDPKSHKFVMKLQSETSV; from the exons ATGGACAACGAGTCGACATACTCGGGCTATTCCTACAAGTCGTCCCACTCAAGAAGCTCCCGTAAACACAG GGAGAGGAGGGACAGGCAGCGCTCAAAGAGCCGTGACATCACCTTACGCGGAGACAAATCGGTGACGATCCAGGCTACCGGAGAGCCGCTGCTGGACGCGGAATCCACGAGAGGGGACGACAGG gATGACAACTGGGGCGAGACCAACACTGTGGTCACGGGCACATCCGTGGACAGCGTCTCCAACGAAGACCTGGCACGGATCTCAAAGGATCTCGAGGACTCTTTGCCGCTGGACTGTCGCCGTTACCTCAGCCCAGCGTTGGGTGCCATCTTGGGGCTCTTTGCTCTGGTCACTCCTCTGGCCTTCCTGGCTCTCCCACAGCTCCTGTGGCGGGACACGCTCGAGCCCTGCGGCACACCGTGTGAGGGCCTTTACATTTCTCTAGCCTTTAAGCTCCTCATTCTCCTCATCTCCACCTGGGCGCTGTTTCTTCGCCCGCCCAGAGCCTCTCTGCCGCGTTTCTTCATCTTCCGCTGTCTGCTGCTGGCGTTGGTGTTCCTCTTTGTGGCGTCTTATTGGCTCTTCTACGGGGTGCGCGTGCTGGACTCCAGGGAGACGGACTACAGGGGGATTGTGGGATATGCAGCATCGCTTGTGGACGCGCTGCTTTTCATTCAGTACCTTGCCCTGGTGCTGCTGGAGGTCCGACATCTGCAGCCTGCGTTTTGTCTGAAAGTAGTGAGGACTTCAGATGGAGCAAGTCGCTTCTACAATGTGGGCTGTTTCAG TATTCAGAGGGCAGCAGTGTGGGTTCTGGACCAGTACTACAGTGACTTCCCGGTCTATAACCCTGCCTTGCTTAACTTACccaagtccatcctctccaagAAGATGTCTGCATTCAAGGTCTACAATCTGGGGGAAG AGAACAGCACCAATAACTCTACAGGTCAGTCCAGATCCATGATCGCAGCCAATGCTCGGAAAAGAGATAACTCGCACAACGAGTACTACTATGAGGAGGCCGAGTTGGAGCGAAGGGTCCGTAAACGCAAAGCCCG ACTGGTGGTGGCAGTAGAGGAGGCCTTCACCCACATCAAGCGTCACCAGGACGACGAGACAACCGTTTCCTCCCCCAAACACCCGCGAGAGCTGATGGACCCGAGGGAGGCGGCCCAAGCCATCTTTGCCCCCATGGCTCGAGCCATGCAGAAGTACCTCCGTGCCACCAGGCAACAGTCTTACCACAGTATGGAGAGCATCATGAACCACCTGCAGTTCTGCATCTCGCACAACATGACCCCCAAG GCATTTCTTGAGTGTTACCTCACCCCAGGGCCCACTCTCCAGTACCTGgacaccagcagagggcgccagTGGACACTAGTAAGCGAGGCGCCGGTGACCACTTCTCTACGGCAGGGCCAAGTTTTTTCCCTTAGCCGCCCAGACTTCTCGCTGGTCGTTACAGTGGCACCCCTTCCCTTCTTGCGTCTGAGCGAAGAGTTCATTGACCCCAAAAGCCACAAGTTTGTCATGAAGCTCCAGTCAGAGACTTCTGTGTAG